The window tcgcAATATTTGCCATGATGTCGCAGAATTTATTTGTCTaaaatttcttgctcaacaGTTGCTATatcctaaattattatttctaaaaagacaatcaattatatttatcatttttatattaaaaaaccttaaaagaagaataatatttgtgaaaaaaaaaaaactaaagatcAATTGCTCATAAATCTAAAGCTTGAAAAAATctccaataacaataataaaaaaaaaaaaaaaaagtaagctTATAAGATTGAAAGCCCTTAGCAACACATTTCTTGAGTCCTAAATGGGACAACAAAGCAATACAATTATACAAACCTTCCATAAATACCCAATTCCCATTGGATGGTAAAATTTGGTAAAGCAtgcatttcaaatatttaatgagCAAAATGTCATCTACAAATAAATGGTCTCACCCTTCATACTCATTATAATCAAAAGACATTACCACATGATCCAAATTAGTCTGTGGTGGTTGCCCTACCCATTTATTCTTAAAGGtcactttatattttatatcaaaatcgATCGGTGTTTAAATAATCGACTACTCAAACAGTCGAGACTACATTCAACCTAAATATATGTTATAGATAgatttaagtattttaagttaataaaaaaatttacttaaaataaataaatacccCCACAACCcaacttattatattttggtcGTTTGGTTGAGAATAATCTATATACTCATATCCTtatcaaaattgtttataattaataaatacacTTGTTTTTTGTGTTGAGTATCATTAGATAAGTTAAATAATGGATTTAGTCCCTGGaacttctaaaattataagttgaagtttcaattttctaatttaaaaaaaaaaacacacacccacacacattgaacacaaaacttaaaacttctagtttattaaacatatagTATAATTACaagtaataaatttgaaatattttttttaaaaaaaagaatacataaaactaattgaaaattttaagatttattagatatattttcaatttgattgaGGAGATATAGATGAATTCAATgttataaacatataatatgattacatacaaaattcaattttcaagtAGTGTCAACAtaatatcaaacttataataacatatattttgaatctaaatattgttttattttctacttcATATTATCATCTCTAATTAAGATATCAAtcaaaagaaagtttttaaaaaaccatgttttttcttctaagtGGACCAATTGACAGAGGTGACATCCttgaatttgatatatatatatatatatatatattaattcaaatggAAATTATTGATTGAAGTAGTTGAGAGAAAGTAGAGTTTGTTTAAtctaaaaagttatttaatagACTCCATAAGCAATTAACAATTCTTGAAATTTAGTGGTTTTTAGGCCactaaagatttaaaaaatctttagaCCAAACAAAAAGGAAGATCTAGTATCTCAATAATAGGTCTATTAGATTAAAATTGAcaattcataaactttttgGATACAAAAGAGTAGTTTTAAAGTCGTTATTAAATCATTCTTAAGAtctttttttacactttttacataattttaaatgtttcgAACTAAATAAATGCAAACATCGAGGTTCAAAATAATCAACTAGCAATTTAGTGCCAAAACTTTTTATAGTTCAAATAGCATACAAAAACAGTAACGATCCGTTTAAATCCTCCAACCAATAATACCCTAGATAGTAAACCAtatactttcaaatgtttaaagaATTTAGAGAGGCTAAAAGgtttcaaaaagaagaaaattaatagCAAAACCCACTCAGttcatattattttcaatctcATTTTCGTTTTGTCATCAATTATTAGTACTTTCTAAcacacttttttaaaaaaattaatctcgATTACGTTTTAGTTCTCCAAACAACTTTCAACTCATGTTAATGTTTGAATAAATGGTTATTATCTGTGAATAGATGCATCATGAGTGAATTcattatttcataaaaagtattaataactaaattatagaaaGAACATGACTTTTCGTAGACTTATTCGGTTAAGAGAATATATATCAATCATCTTTTGCCTTCTAAAAGGATTTTCTCACCATTTTCACAATCTTGACGTTCGATAGCTGATCCACAAGactttgtttattaattttctatacGAGGTGTTACCCTTAAAAGAATGATGATCTGTTTTATCATAGGAGACAATTACTCTCGATACTCAAACGCTACGATGAATAAATTTGTCTTAAAAAGATGATGTGAATTTGTTTGACTCAAATCTAGTGATGATAATTTTCATAACAATTTGATAATCTTTATAACagataaatcatttaaaatgtaaagacGAAAGTGGTATTTGTACGAACACTCTATTGtaatgtttattctttttttgttgttattattattgtgaaaatgacaaaagttACATAAAATGGCAGATTCTTAGTAAGAATTGGATAGTGAAAGgcattaattttgaaaatgacatGTGAATTATACATTAATAGTTTGGGCCAAGAGCGGGTGGTGAGACAGCGATGAATTTAAATACCTTCAACTATATATAggaatataattcattttggTGAAGACTTTGTAATAGTTCAACTTTCTCACATCTCACCTCACATTTTCATCCATCCTCCATACTACAAAAACATTCACTTTCCTATTCTTTAAATTCATGTTACCAAactctttctcttttacatGATATccttttaacaaatatttggtctattttcatttacattttcaacTTATCATTccaatacaaattttatataaaaccgttttaatcaaaatttaaaaattaatataaagtaaTTCGAAACTTAAATCTTGCTTGACGTGTATTTATAAGTTTCTATTCATTTTGATAGTTGGactcttcaaatattttatttcaattttaaggacgttgtttctttgtttttccttttgaaaacATGGATGAGTTTGGTaaccaattatttttttttaaattgatttttggtGATTTTTAATTGTGAGAATTGGAAAAATGGTCGGaaatagtttttctattttgttttgtggacaaattagaattagaaaattggggttttttttaagattaataataaaaaataaatttattacgtttaattttatttatatcgACCGAAAATATTTTGCCtactttactatttttgacaaatctctttatttttatgttaacAAATACACCTTTCAAAatcttgttttaattattttttattttcaaaattatttaataatacgATCGAGTAATTCATAATGCTCACCTAACGTTACCAACCTCTAAGATTTCTATGCTCATtcatattcttaaaataataaaaaaaaaaaacaaattttttatgacataaacaaaataatgcttagagtgaaaatgaaaataccgatttgacaaaaagaaaaggaaaactcACAATatttctctctatatatatatagaaactaTAAAGGTGTTagattcaaagttttaaatagtaaGATAAGAGATATAGGTAAGTATTAGCATAATAATGTTTGAGTTAGTAAATAAACACTCTAGTTATTatcatatcaaataaatacaaagatTAGATAGATTGGTTTGTCTCAAGTGAGtccaaaatgaaatttgtagaaagtcaaattttaccattttattttatttgctttGTGGGCATTgatcattaataaaaataatccatTTGATGCATTGGGATTTGGTATGTTTtggattttcaaaattaaatatcaaaatatgtGAATGTAACTGAATTTCGTCTAATATATGCCAAAAATACACGCAgccaatttttaattatttgagaatgtagattattattatttatttattctctttatggttgatttaagaatttttaaaagaaaataatcaattttataaagaaaagagtatattaccaaaatatttatacttaaaagaaaaaatgattagttttattctataaaccataaatagtttgtcaaaattttataatttttgaaaaaatctcaTTTAGTTATCAATTTACaccataaattaataaatatatcaatttaatttcttgattttaacACAtgcattatatttatttaaattatttattatattttatttagataagtttatgaattatatcaatttaaaatttaaaattaatatttttttactttttaaaaaagagtgaTTCgtgaaaataaagttattaaatttagaatcacaagaaatgtttattttgaatttgagcACAACTTTTCAtactaaaaaacacaaaaaatggaaagtaacttttaaaaaataataatttaaaatatgttttgtagTGATGAAAGTATAAAACCTTTTTAGATTTTCTCAATccatttttgttgaaaaggaaagaatatataaaatatactttcGTAATATAtcaattctttcttatttAGTTTAGAAGAATTGGAGTATATGCACGGATATTTGGTAACGGTATATTAGTCTTTTGCCTTTTTATTTGtagatttttataaaataaaaaaatcaatggttACTTCTACAAAATCataaggattttttttttaatttttgccattcataataaataaaatttttactatctttgtaattattttattgtatcaCCAATCAATGTAAAAAATTGAGACACGTAGcgaaatttaattatttataagttaGAAATATGAATACtaattgagaagaaaagaatcagatttaaaattatgcataaaaaaatctgtgtaaaagtaaatttaattacctATCAAACCTAGtttttaacaattatattatttaaattaatttcccTTAAATTTATGGTGAAACTATAAAAccaaaagtatttaaaaaaaaaagattctactgggtatttgaaaatttcggtaaaaagttagataaaaattggatgaaattaatgtttataagcttgatttttataaagaaaaaatctaaatctaaataattacCAACACatgctttaacaatttaattaaaatcatttttttaaagaaaatttattgtaaatgatatatatatgtattttataaatagttttaatattttgctatttttaaaatatttaaaatattcaaaatttaaatctatataaaagtaaaaataagtAAGTGTATTTTTTTGAGCGAATTTTGTAATTTGCCAAAATAAACCAAGTAGGAGAATCATTTATCCAAACTCCAAAGTGTAAAgatgctatttttgcaaagaccttttcttgaaaaaacaaataaaaaaaaaaaaaaaaagaaaaacatttccAAGTCCCAACCGCGTCTCTTCTGGTCATTTTCCGTGActaagagaagagagagatttgatatcttcttcttctccatcatcttcttcttcttcgccCAATTCAGCATTTCCTCACTGCTCTCATTTCCCTTTAACCgccattttttcttctctaccAGAGCATGAACTTTGAACGACCAGAACTAttagaacaagaagaagaagaagaaaaagaaaaagaaaaagacaaagcTTTTCAGTTTACAGAGTGATTGATAACCAACGAAACGAAACGAAACCCAgttcttcaattctttatcTATGGGCTGTTCAGCTTCCAGACCCATCACTTTCCATTCCACTAACCCagaatcttcttcttcttcctctcctcCCGTTCCCAGAGCTTTCTCTCTTCCCACCCCTCTCATTCACCATCCCCCCATCTCAGACGGCGACACCCACCATCTTGTTACTCTAACTTCAACCACTTACGGTTCTCTCCTTCTTATCGACCGTCCCAAGTCCAATCCCTTGAGATTCTACGGCGACCAAAACGCTGACCGCTCTCTTTCGCCCCACACGGATGATTCCGACCACGCATTGTCGCCGGATTCCGTTATCAATACATGGGAACTCATGGACGGCCTTGATGACGCCTTTGATTTGAGTTCCGACGCTGTTCCTACCCCTGAACTCTCGATTGAGAAAACCCCTTTCAAGCCCGTTGGATCGGTGAATTTCTTGGAGAAATCGGTGGATTCTGTTGCGCCGTCTTCCTTAGTTAAGCCGCTTTGGCAACATTTGTCTGAAGAAGCTCTGCTTGCGAAATTGGACCCTAATGTTGTATTCAGTTACCGACGAGCTCTTTCTTCCCGGCAGTTAGGCTCCAATGGGTACCGAAAAAACGTCAAATCAGTCGGTTCGAGTCCGGTTTGTTCTTCATTCTCCAATAATTGGCTGCGTCTTCCCGGCGGAGAAGGCAAAGTAGTAATCTACTTTACGAGCTTGAGAGGAATTCGAAAAACCTACGAGGATTGTTGTTCGATTCGTACAATCTTCAGAGGTTTTAGAGTTCCAGTGGATGAACGGGACATTTCCATGGATTCATCTTACAGAAAAGAGTTGCAGAGTGCAATCGGAGGGAAGACAGTGAGTTTGCCGCAAGTGTTCATAAGGGGAAAGTACATAGGTGGTGCTGAAGAAATCAAACAGCTAAACGAGTATGGCGAATTGGGGAAGCTTTTGGTGGGATTTCCAGTTTGGGATGTGAAAAGCGAGTGTGAAAGATGTGGGGAAGCAAGGTTTCTGCCATGCCCTAATTGCTATGGCAGCCGGAAGGTGTTTAAAGAAGACGAAGGAGAGTTGAGAAGATGCCCTGATTGCAATGAAAATGGCTTGATAAAGTGCCCAGATTGCTGCTTCTGAATCTGAATGCAAATATTTTAGGTATTTACTCGATTACTTATTCCTACAATGTTGAAAATCGTATTGCTTCTTCATTGCTTGCTGCTTGCTCTGTAATTGTAGgatttatttgttcattttccaTGAACAGTGTACAATCATTATCAagggaaaaaaacagaaaaaaaaaaaaaaaaagaacaagaagatGATGTTCTCATATGTTCTTCAACATATATTGAGTTATGTAGTATAGACTTTGACATCATTCTGTGTTGGGATGGTGTCCTAAACATGTTATATGCATTCTCAATGTTGTTTGGTTATTAAAGATGTTCATATCGTATAGGTTGTACAACTGTGTTCTTGAGTTCTAAAAGATGTTCATATCTTACGATATGATATATAGGTTGTACAACCGTGTTCTTGAGTTCTAAAAGATGTTCATATCTTGAAACTGTTTTCTCAAATAGTATGAACTACTGATGTTTGACATGTTTCTATGTTTATCTTGGGTCCCTCGTTAGGTTTCTATGTTTATCTTTGAATGTCGGTGACTAAGACTTCTGTAATTATTTGTTAGGCCTTATTCTTCttgatttgagttttttcTCTAATGGGTTCCCTTTATAGGTTTCAACTTTTTGGATGCCCTTCTATTCTTGCATTCCTTTTCTAAATGaaagtttaacttttcataaaagaaaactgtTGATTTTGACATACCCTTTTTTGACTTGCCATTTTATTAGCACTTATATGAAGAATATTCTAATATGTCACATGTTTAAGGACTAGAAAGCAAAATGGGGggaatttaaatgaatatcttAGATAGGTGGCTACCATAATTGTTTAATCCATGACTTGCTTCTGGTTTATGATGACTTATCttttgacaaactattttCATAGTTCTCTTAACACTTAAAAAAGGTTAGCTTCTCTCTCTAAGTACATTTCCAAAGCTTCTCATCAGGTCTTGTAGTTTGCTTCATACTTGAAGCGCCTTGTTTTGTAGTTTTTCACATTTCAATGTTCTTCTTTTGgctttttattcaaatttgacaTGTAATCATCATTTGTTGAAAAAGTTGGGTTTCCTTTTGGTCTCCTTTTTATATTCATCTCTTTTGGCTAggcctttcttcttcttcttcttttgttcttttgtttatcTTAGTGAAAAGTTGGTTTTTcattagaataaataaaaaatgttgaacaGAGTCATGTGCTAGACAGTTAAGCAGATTGTTTCAACACTAAAGATGACTAAAGccaataataagaagaaagcaAGAAGATAGACATTCATTTTAGAATTGGTTTCTGAAATAATAGTCAGTAATCACATTGGCAAAGTTGTTTGAGTTCCTAATGTTTTTGCATTCTTGGACATTAAAAGAGCTGGACGTGTGCTAGGAggttatcaaattaattaatctatgTTGACCGCCtaccaaaaaattaatatcttgacACACAAGTATTGTAGGATCAAGTAGGTTGTCTTGTTAGATTAATCGATGGGCACGTGAGCTAGTTAAAAAACTCATGGTTGTCAAAGGAAAAAGGACTTGAATGCATATCCCAGAAAAATTGCGAATGTCCTTTATAGGTTATGAAACTTATCCTCATAGTTTTATCCATGACTTCAAGggtgtttaaaaaatttagtctAAGCTTGGGTAGATTTTTAGGGGCTATTTTGAGAATGTTGGAATGAGGGAGGAATCATAACGAAAATCTGATCATGAAGTGTGAAAAcgtcaaagaaaaatattggcCACTATGTGAACTTAAcgagtttgtttttttttttttttcttgtgtagTATTTGGTTACATAGTTTGAAgtgttttttaaactatatagATAAAACATTAGTGTGCTCGTCTAAAAGCTACTTGCATTATTTCATGcatacttttagtttttttttttagtctttttagCTACCTTTAAACATTAGTGAACacctaacaaaattatagaaaGCACTCACTCACAAAGTCACAGAGTTGTCTTTGGGAGGGTAAGTGATTCAAATGAAAGCATTTGATTTGAACATTCCATAGATAccactttaattttcttttgaaaatgaccTACTTTTAAAATCGTTATAAAGGTTTATGTTTTTACTAATGGAAAACAACAAATTCCTAATGAAAACATTATCTAccgaaatttgaaaaatagtacCACGAGTTGTTCATTGCATAATTGTACGATATGCCCATTGCTCCATGTCTTAGAGTCCAATGCATATCTTTTCAATAAGATCAACCCCACTACTGTTCCCATTTCTAAATCCAAAAgttgaagtttaattttatattcttgaGTTATAACACTAACAatgttttatttctatttttgatttattgataaatttttaagacAAGATTTATCTCCAATCGTAAATGTCGAAGGGTTAATTTTCCATCCAACatatcttttgcttttttttttcatctagtGTGGGAGATTTGGATCTATGACTTTGCAGTTAATTATACGAACACCATGCGAGTTGAGCTAGCATATTTTAATAGTAACAataccttcttctttttttttacagtttttttaaagattgcTTTGGGATGTTAgtccattaaaataaataaatagaatcaAAATATGCATTTGAAATCTTTTTCTTACATAACATAAAATGGCAGGTTGTCATTAATTTGATGCCTTTTAACCAAATTACACAAAAGGTATGGATTTAAACAAGCTCGAGTTTTGGGCTGATCAGTCAAGGAAATAATCTAGTTGTGGTTGATTTCAAACTTTATAACCTTGAGCATCAATAACTGCCATGACATTGTCAAAATTACACAATAAGTgcttgttagaaaaaaaatgcattataAATAGTCACACTATGACCACATGAGAGGAGAATAGAAAGTAATGTCCTAAGAAGAGTTTTAACTTTACGTTCTTTGTGCTTAACTACACTATACATTATGTATACTAACTTAGGCATTCAAAATGTGGTAAGTTTGACTCAACACTTTGTGAGAAACTTTCACACAAGTGAACTCAGAATATGAGACTAGACTAGAAGAATCGAGTTAGCCAATAAGATTAGGTGAGGTTCACGTGA of the Cucumis sativus cultivar 9930 chromosome 3, Cucumber_9930_V3, whole genome shotgun sequence genome contains:
- the LOC101222218 gene encoding uncharacterized protein At5g39865, with protein sequence MGCSASRPITFHSTNPESSSSSSPPVPRAFSLPTPLIHHPPISDGDTHHLVTLTSTTYGSLLLIDRPKSNPLRFYGDQNADRSLSPHTDDSDHALSPDSVINTWELMDGLDDAFDLSSDAVPTPELSIEKTPFKPVGSVNFLEKSVDSVAPSSLVKPLWQHLSEEALLAKLDPNVVFSYRRALSSRQLGSNGYRKNVKSVGSSPVCSSFSNNWLRLPGGEGKVVIYFTSLRGIRKTYEDCCSIRTIFRGFRVPVDERDISMDSSYRKELQSAIGGKTVSLPQVFIRGKYIGGAEEIKQLNEYGELGKLLVGFPVWDVKSECERCGEARFLPCPNCYGSRKVFKEDEGELRRCPDCNENGLIKCPDCCF